One segment of Streptosporangium brasiliense DNA contains the following:
- a CDS encoding WhiB family transcriptional regulator, which translates to MWITDWTSRAACKGADPDALFVQGAAQNRAKLICRGCPVRTECLADALDNRIEFGVWGGMTERERRALLRRRPDVDSWRDLLEVAKEEYERTNELIAG; encoded by the coding sequence ATGTGGATCACGGATTGGACCTCCCGTGCTGCCTGTAAGGGTGCGGATCCTGACGCGCTGTTCGTTCAGGGCGCTGCCCAGAACCGAGCGAAGCTGATCTGCCGAGGATGCCCGGTCCGGACCGAGTGCCTCGCCGACGCGCTGGACAACCGCATCGAGTTCGGGGTGTGGGGCGGGATGACCGAGCGCGAACGCCGGGCGCTGCTGCGCCGGCGGCCGGACGTCGACTCCTGGCGGGACCTCCTGGAGGTCGCCAAGGAGGAGTACGAACGGACGAATGAGCTGATCGCCGGCTGA